accggtgtttcgacattcgctcggtacggtacgatactatatatcgagcggtatatcgttcggtatatcgctcggtattatatatatatatatatatatatatatatatatatatatatatatatatatatatatatatatatatatatatatatatatatatatatatatatccttctccCACACGGGGTGACATCACCTTTTTCGGCGACGTGACTTcgctttaaaaaaagaaaaattatatatatacaccgtTCGATAACAGGCGGTCCGTGTACAGGTCAACTGTCGGATCggtgtgtaccgcccggtatgagcgatattattcgaaactgtataccttggtaTTTACTAATTATGTTGATCTGATTAAGGATATATATGGTAATGTAGTTAGCGAATCATAGAGTGTGTTTAGTGAATTTCCTATTAGTATAGGATTACATCAAGGATCCATATTAAGTCCTTATCTTTTCGATAATGAATTTACTAGTTATTTACAAAATAAACCTTCTTGATGTATGTTATTTGTTAGTGATATTATCTTCTTTGATGAATAGTCTAGAtggatttaattataatattgagTTGTGGAGGTAATCCGTAGAACTAAATGTTTTAAATTAAGTCAGACCAAaactgaatatatgagatataattttagtaataatagaaaaaaatagaaGGATATAGTTAAGTTAGAAGGGAAAGGAGTTTTTTTAGATAAGACCTCTaagtatcttggatcaattattcagcaAGATAGAGAGATGAAAATGTAATTCATAGAGTAAAACATGATAGTTAAATTGATGAGGGGCATTAGCAGTCTTGTGTGATCATGAGATACTTTTGaaattaaaagaataattttataagatagttgttAGATCAATAATACTTTATGGATTCGAGTGTTGGGTAGCTAAGAAACAACGTATATATAAAAAGTTTGTGTCGTTGAGATCAAAATGTTGAGGTGAATGTATGGAgttacaagaaaagaaaaggaatatttttatttgtgaataatTAGCTATCGTATCGTTATAGAATAAAACGAGAGAGAATCGTTTAAGATGATATGgacatttttattcatgaataatttggTGTCGTTTCaatcatggtatgcaatttcaaatggtaccgcccggtacgggcggtatgtaccagtaCGTGGACCACTCGCTACCGGATGGACCATGCTACAATGCTATAGTAATACACTCTAGTAGTGCTACATTGCTGTAGTAAAAGGAAATAGCTCAGTAAGCcctggtgtactgctcggtacgtcggtatcgtatcgtaccgagccaacctcgaaacaccggtacggtacggtattgcataccttggtttcgATATAGGATAAAATGATAGAGAAGTGTTTGAGATGGTATGGACATGTGCTCATGAGACCTTAGATGTGATTGTTAGAAgtggtgaaatgattaatgttagtcgaCGAGGAAAGATAGagataatagaaactataaataaggacttAAAGACTCTTAACtagatatatgatttttttatagatCTCATTGACGGTGATAGATCATGTAGTCGACCTTAAATAGTTGGgatttatgactttgttgttgttgtattaaaatttttttaggtCTTCATGTATCTCTCCTCACATCACTTACTCGAGGGCATGTCCATACCATCTTGAACAATACTTAATTTATCTTCTTTGAAGCGATACCTAATTGTTCACGAATTTTAATATATAGTTTTTGCTATCTTTCATAGTTACTCCACTTGTCCACCTTATCATTCTTATCTCAACAACATAagctttttgtatatgttattttttagTCATCCAACACTCAAATCCATAAAGCATTATTGGTCTAATAAttatcttgtaattttttttttaatctcaaagttATTCAATGATCACAAAATACTTCTAGCATCCCTCATCATTTTAATCTTCCTAtctttactttatgaataatatctttttcaatctttttatttttattgaataattgatccaagatatctAAAACTTAGTGGAATTTTTGGCCCATTCAACTTAACTATATCCTCCATTTCTAGTATTACTAAAATTGCATGTCATATAtttggttttatttttatttaatctaaAATCTTTAATTTCTGAGGATTGTCTCCAAAACTcaagtttaaaattaatttcatttaTAGTCTCATCAATTAGGATAATATCATCAGAAAATAATGTACACCAGGGAGCAAGGACTATCATATTGTATACCGAATCTATATCGATCGTTAGCTTGATTGGCACTTTTAGTTTCTAAGGATTATCTCCATAACTCAAGTTTAAAATTAATTCCATCgactctcatcaactaagatagTATTATCAGAGAATAACATACACTAGAGAGCAAGGATTGCCATATCATGGATGGGACTTATATCGATCGTAGATCGGATCGATATGTACTAATCAGTACTAGTGTGTCGACATATATATTCGTGTTTCAAAgacgaagaagggaagaagaatagGAAAGCATAGTggagggaggaagaaaaaggaagaaagggaggtagtagaggaggaggagaaagaaaacgAAGAAGTGGAAGTggtggaggaaggaagaagaggagaagagagaagaaaggaaagaaaagatgaggaatgaaggaaattaagaaaaatgggaGTGTACTGTACGATTGAAAGACGTTGGTTGCAATGATGACGACTTCAAACTACATTGGTTGTAGCGATAGCGATAGTGACTTCGCGAGAAGAGGCTCACGTTTTTGAACCCTAATtgctatttatttttcttttttaatattgaATTGGATGGGCCCCATCGTTGTTTTAAGTTTCTTTTATATTTCTCCCTGAATTGGATTATATTGCTCGAAATGGAAGCGGTTTGCGTATTGGTCCATGCTTGGATTGGTATCTATCGTCCATTTTGTACGTCATTGCCAAGGAGGTTTATCATGTAAATGTCTAATAAATTCATCCATTATTAATGTAAAAagtaaaagatttaatatggatctgTAGATTATAGTCCTATACTAATAGGAAACTTGCTAGAAAAATTTTCTATATTTCAAACATTAGTGATCATCATACATATCCTTGACAACATCAATTGTCATCAATACAATTAGTGAACacaaatttttttctaaaatctaCCATAATAAATCTTTATAAACTCTATCGTAGGCTTTCTCCAaatcaataaaaattatatgtaaatttttcTCTATATTTTTTCATTGTCTTAATAAAAAGTAATttacatgaaaaaataatttattttgaccTGAAACTGTAACAAGTCATAAGAAAATTTTGTGAGTTATAATTTCATGCTTTCGACATAACTGGGATGTATCTAAGAAGGATGGACTTTTATGCAGAGCTTAATATAGTTAATCTAAGGATAACAATTAACAATGACATTTTCATTTTGGAAAGTATCAATTGGATAAGTTGCCTTGTAAAGCCTATTTAATGTCAATCTTGCCATGCATATGCAACACCTATATCGCATCCTTACCAATAGCTCAGTAATAAACAATGATTGCATACTAATGACAATAATGTGTCACAACATGGCATTCTATCAAATTTTTCTTGAGCAAGCTTCCTCTATTTTATCAAGTTCCCAACTTGACTGCCATGTATTGGAAGTTTCTTCATGCAGGGACATACTTTCTATTAGTATCCTTCTGATTCTTTGCCAAATGAAGGACAATCTTGAGAAAATGCTAGAAATAACTAGGTAAACAAAGTGTAGTTGAAGGAGTTCCATTAGGATAAGAGGTTTTCCTCTCAAAACATACAACATGGTTACTTGCATTCCTAGACTTCGAACCAGTATGGGCAGTATTATATCTGACATGAATAGGCTTGAGCGTGATGGATTTGATTGGCCTGAATGATTACAGAAACTGTGACTCAAAGATTTAGTTGAGTCACATAAACGTAGGTCTTTAATGCATGTTACTTCCTActgaaaaattaaaacaaataagTTTGCTATTATGTATAATCATTGCTCAcagttaaaatttttaaaaccaaGGGATGTCATCTCATGCCGATGGGTCATATCATTTGTTATTCAGACCGGTACACTTCAGGGTTGTACTAATTTGCATTGGGATCTCTATAGTTCTTACACTTCAGGATTCTAAAAGTGAAATAAATAACCTCATTTGCACTAATATCGTCTGTTGCATTGATAGAAAACATAACACGTGATATCATATGCTAGATCAATACGAAAGTGATGgacaaaaaagataatttcaacatccTTTCCGTTTCCAGCACGTTAGatgttgaaattatatttttgtcgATAAAATCACGAAAAggatattgaaattatttttttgtccatCACTTTCGCACTGATTTAGCATGTGGTGTCATGTGTTGTATTTTCCATCAATGCAGCTGACAACGTTAGGACAAATGAGATTATTCATTTTATTTTCAAAACTTTAAGgatcccaatataatttttttaagtacaAGGACCGCTATGCTAATAAGGTCCGAGTACAACGGTCGTCTATAATTAGCCTGATTTATGCCCTATCTGATCTTATTAATAGTCCAAGAAATTTCTAAAGACAGCATTCTTCCTGTTTcctagttttaaaaaaaatattaagtaatAACTAAAACCACACTTTTTTTTCTCTTGGAATCTTTTATGAATTCATACAGAAACCATATTTCTTCTCCAGAAGAGATGCATCCAGATGTATCTTGCACAAGCTCAACTTGTATAAGCAACGAAAACAACCTAGAATTCAAGCTTACCCGACTAGATTGAGTTTCTTCGGAGATCAACCGGAGCCCTCTCTGATTCAGCCGCAGATCGCCATCTGTGAAGGTGCCACTCGCGGTCCTGCAATTCCCCAAAACCCCCACTTCTCTCACATTCAACCAACAAACACAATATAGAAATGGCGGAACCTCACAATTAAAACAATCAGCAAATccccacaaaaaaaaagaagaagaagaagaagaagaagaagaagaatcctaGCAGTCGAATCACGAATCACCACCGAGAAACCACTCAAAAATAGTGAGAAACACCACGTCATAATCTCCAACAATTGAAACAATAGAAATAGCAGAACAAAGATCTTACAGGAACTTGTCGACCGGGGCTTCCTGCACCGTAACGTCGAGCTTGAGCTGCCTCAATTGCTTCTTGCCCTTCATGATCTAGGGTTCTCGACTCCGAAGCTACTAGGGTTTCTTGGGGTCTGATCTCTCGAGCCACCACAAAACGGGAGGAGGGAGGCGGGCGGAGCGAATggatgagaaaagtgatcgaagaGGCAACCTATAAAAATCGCTGCGAAGAAAAGGTGAAAAGTAGCAGCGGAAGCAGCAGCGACTTCCCTATTTTGTTTCGTCGATTTAATATTTGTTTGGGGATTGCTAAAGGCGACCGCGGCTGACTGACCAGATAATTATTAAAATGCATTCAAAACCACGGAAACCGCCAACCAAACGGTAAAATAATTACTAATAACAATAATTAGCAATCCTTTTCGCGAGAGTTCTACTGCACGTTGCGAGTGGTGCCACGACcgcggaagaagagagagagaaacgaTCCAAGGAGACTTTTCCTGGAGTGAGATTGGATCATATGTGGCCCCGCAAAGGGTCAGTCGTCCTCGGCCATTCATAAGACGGTGACGGGAAACGGGTAAAAACAGCGACAAATGATATGCCGATGGGCCGAACAACCGGAAGTCGCTGATCTGCCCCTGGCCCCGCGACCGACGGCAACGTTTCCTCTTCTTCGTTGATCTGCCCCGGCGATTGCCCTTCCTCTTTGTTGCTGCCCGGCAAGAGCGATTCCTTTTCCTCGCTGATCTACCCGGTGGCTCCTCTCCCTATTCGCTCGGACGACAAGTCGCACGATCGCTCTCCTCTCCCTGTCGCAGAACGTCAGCACAGATCTGCAATATTCTTCCTTCCAGATCTGTGCATCATCGCTACCATCACCGATCTGCAAGTTCTCCCCAGCGACTCATCACTGCCACTCCCCTCACTGCCATCGTGACAAGAAAAGCTTTCTTCAGATCTGTGAGTTCCAGATCTGTGCATCACCGAATCTTCTTCCTGCCAAGATCAACAGTGCCTCCCTCACCGCTTTCCTGTTGCCTTACAACCGCTCCTAGCCCTCCGgcaccctcctcttcttccaacGGCGGTGCTAAACTTGCCGCCGACGTCTTCCAGCGAAACCCAGGATCAACTCCGGAATTCCTGACGGCCCATCGGCATATCATTTGTCGCTGTTTTTACCCGTTTCCCGTCACCGTCTTATGAATGGCCGAGGACGACTGACCCTTTGCGGGGCCACATATGATCCAATCTCACTCCAGGAAAAGTCTCCTTGGAtcgtttctctctctcttcttccgcgGTCGTGGCACCACTCGCAACGTGCAGTAGAACTCTCGCGAAAAGGATTGCTAATTATTGTTATTAGTAATTATTTTACCGTTTGGTTGGCCGTTTCCGTGGTTTTGAGTGCATTTTAATAATTATCTGGTCAGTCAGCCGCGGTCGCCTTTAGCAATCCCCAAACAAATATTAAATCGACGAAACAAAATAGGGAAGTCGCTGCTGCTTCCGCTGCTACTTTTCACCTTTTCTTCGCAGCGATTTTTATAGGTTGCCtcttcgatcacttttctcatccATTCGCTCCGCCCGCCTCCCTCCTCCCGTTTTGTGGTGGCTTGAGAGATCAGACCCCAAGAAACCCTAGTAGCTTCGGAGTCGAGAACCCTAGATCATGAAGGGCAAGAAGCAATTGAGGCAGCTCAAGCTCGACGTTACGGTGCAGGAAGCCCCGGTCGACAAGTTCCTGTAAGATCTTTGTTCTGCTATTTCTATTGTTTCAATTGTTGGAGATTATGACGTGGTGTTTCTCACTATTTTTGAGTCGTTTCTCGGTGGTGATTCGTGATTCGACTGCtaggattcttcttcttcttcttcttcttctttttttttgtggggATTTGCTGATTGTTTTAATTGTGAGGTTCCGCCATTTCTATATTGTGTTTGTTGGTTGAATGTGAGAGAAGTGGGGGTTTTGGGGAATTGCAGGACCGCGAGTGGCACCTTCACAGATGGCGATCTGCGGCTGAATCAGAGAGGGCTCCGGTTGATCTCCGAAGAAACTCAATCTAGTCGGGTAAGCTTGAATTCTAGGTTGTTTTCGTTGCTTATACAAGTTGAGCTTGTGCAAGATACATCTGGATGCATCTCTTCTGGAGAAGAAATATGGTTTCTGTATGAATTCATAAAAGATTCCAAGAGAAAAAAAAGTGTGGTTTTAGTTattacttaatattttttttaaaactaggAAACAGGAAGAATGCTGTCTTTAGAAATTTCTTGGACTATTAATAAGATCAGATAGGGCATAAATCAGGCTAATTATAGACGACCGTTGTACTCGGACCTTATTAGCATAGCGGTCCTtgtacttaaaaaaattatattgggatccttatagttttgaaaataaaatgAATAATCCCATTTGTCCTAACGCCGTCAGCTGCATTGATGGAAAATACAACACATGACACCACATGCTAAATCAGTGCGAAAGTGatggacaaaaaaataatttcaatatccTTTTCGTGATTTTATcgacaaaaatataatttcaacatCTAACGTGCTGGAAACGGAAgggatgttgaaattatcttttttgtcCATCACTTTCGTATTGATCTAGCATGTGATATCACGTGTTATGTTTTCTATCAATGCAACAGACGATATTAGTGCAAATGAGGTTATTTATTTCACTTTTAGAACCCTGAAGTGTAAGAACTATAGAGATCCCAATATAAATTTTGGAGAAGTGGGCGGGTCTGAATTTATTTCAGCCGTATCCAATAATGCCGATGGGCCATATCATTTGTTAGAACTATAGAGatcccaatataaattttttaagtataaaaaccACGATACTAGCAGGGTCCAAGTACAGGGTAATATGTAATTTGGCTGCATAAATCACTTCGGGAATTTATCAAAGAATAAGCACAAGATAGAAGTTAAGATTATAATAGTCTTATGTGGTTATTGTATATGCTACTTTTGAACTGTTGCTAACTTTGAACCAAAAATAGTTGGTGTCTACAGGCACCATATATAGGAAAGCAGCAAAGAAGCATACTGTGGTTCTCTATAAACAGTCAAATATTATCTGTTTATTTTACTGTAGAGTTTTGTTAATGTTATATTACAACAATAGTTATCTGTTTCATACTCATCCACTTTCTGTACTTgtatgaattttttatttttgttttgagtaagttGTACATGACAATGTGCAGCCACCAGATTCTGAAGACCTGGAGTTCTCGAGGGAAGACCTTGAGGTCATTAAAGTTATTGGAAAGGGAAGTGGAGGTATTGTTCAACTTGTGCGGCACAAGTGGCATGGAACATTTTATGCCCTAAAGGTACGTAGTTGGTAGTGGTAGTTTATTTTTAATAGATCTGCATCATCATCGTCCAACTTTTTCCCATCAATAACATTAGTCATAAAGAAAAACTTAAATCAATCTGGCTTTATGAAAGATATGCAAAATTTTAACTCAATATCAGTTCTTCTAAGATTCTAGATAGTTTCTAAATAAAACTAATTTATGAGACATGATGAATTGGTAATGCTTAAAAAGGCAATTTGGTATTTGGAAAACCAGAATTGTTATAGTTGCAGTTTAAGCTCATGTAGGCACAACTTAACTCTCTAAATTCTATTAAAAATGGAAAATAGCCTATAAAGGGTGGAAATGGAGATTCTTGTTCTATGTCAAATTGATCATCCCAATTGCTCAAACGACCCAATCAACCAATTAAATGAGAATTCTTTTGTTGATATAAGTGAAGCAAGGTTATGTTTGATATGTTTATTTAAGAAGGCTTAGATGAAATTTCTATTTTCTACATATTCTTTTTGAAAGTTATATTGATATGTGATACGAGTGTGATTGAGGTGTCACTTGTGCAAGAATTGTCGGAGCCTCTAATGGGTTTCCTACAACTGTAGATTCATGCTAAGGGtccatttcttttcattttgacgACCAATGAATTTACTAGTCAGTTATACTGATTGTTGGGAGTTCAGTAGGGATAAATTATAAGCTTGAGTTATGGAGACATTTTTGAAACTAAGGACTTTTAGAGTAAGTAGAACTAAGATCTGAATTGTGACTTCATGCTAGGAGAAGAATAGTTAAGATGACAAGTGAAGAATAGTTACTTTTATTCAGTAGGATAGAAAGACATCATTCATAAACTGAAGAGGGGCATCATGAGAAATGTGTGATCATTGTTGCCTACAAGATCGAAAGATGTTTTTGTAGAACTGTGTAAGGCTAGCATGCTCTATGGTCTGGAATGCTGGGCAAATAGAAAAAAGAACATGTACATAAAGTCAGCTTTGCTAAGATGAGGATACTTAGGTCAATATTTGGGGTTATTAAAATCGGAATAAATTTTTTTACATTTAACAATAAATGTGGTTTTCACAAAGGATAAAGTAAGGAAGAATATTTAATACGATATGAACATAATCAATGGAGAATTATAGAGGATTCAATCAAACAAGATGAAGGCTATTTAGATTAATGGTATGATTTGAAATAGTAAAAGGAGatttcacttaaaaaaaaaaaaaactttctagtGATATTGCCTTAAACAAAGCTCAATGATGAAAATTTTCTATGAGACATTCCCAAATAGTTGAGGGCTTGAGGCATTGTGACTTGTTATTTTATGTTTTTGAATTTTGTTTCACTTGACAACATAAAGTGGCAAAGATTAGTGGTGATAAAGGGGATGTTAAGATTTGGTTCAGTTGCTCTTCTTTCTATTGTCTTTTCCCCTTACAAGTTACAATCATCTTTTATTTTGTCCAAAAATCTTGATGACTTTGATATTATGTATTCTGGAACTTATTTTTATGTACTGAGGAGCAATAACATACAATTTTATGTTAATTTAACACAGACACCATTTGCATCTGCTTAGTTTATGTTCCATTGCAACTTGCTGTTTTTGTTCTATCCTTTCTGTCAAAATTCATAGCCAAATACTTTAGCAACAGCCTTATATGTTACATCTCTCTTATACAGATAATCTTTTACTTTTAGTTAGAGATATCCGTTTACCACTATTAGGATCATGGAATTTGCTATCTGCTATTTGCCTCAATTCTTCTTGCTCAGAAATTCAGTATCTAACTAAGGCTTTGTATATTTTTTCCTTGTTGAGTTGACATCTGTAGAAGCTGAGAGAAGGACAACAATTGTTTTTTTTACAGGGAATTCAGATGTGTATTCAGGAGACAGTTCGTAAACAAATTGTGCAAGAACTTAAAATAAATAAAGCCTCACAGTGCTCACACGTTGTTGTTTGTTACCATTCTTTCTACCACAATGGTGTTATTTCTCTGGTGCTTGAGTACATGGATCGTGGATCACTTGCAGATATTATAAAGCAAGTCAAAACAATTCTTGAGCCATATCTAGCAGTTGTCTGCATGCAGGCAtgaataactactagatcatcaaTTTGGATTATCAAATGTAGGTAAGGCCTTGTTGGACATTCATCAATGACATTGTTTTTATGCATGTTTAGGTTCTGAAGGGTTTAGTATATCTACACCATGAAAGGCATGTAATTCATAGAGATATAAAGCCATCAAACTTGTTGGTAAATCACAAAGGCGAAGTAAAGATAACTGATTTTGGAGTAAGTGCGGTGCTTGCCAGCTCCATGGGCCAGCGAGATACGTTTGTTGGCACCTATAATTATATGGCGGTATGTTGAACTTCTATCCTTATATATGTGATCACCATGCATTTGGCTATTTTACTTTTCTAGAATCTTTCTAGATGTGTTTGATACATTCTGAACCTTGAGGCACCAAGTAAATTGATAATTTGTTTGCATTCCTAGCCTGAACGAATCAGTGGAAGTTCATATGACTATAAAAGTGATATTTGGAGTTTGGGCTTGGTAATACTCGAGTGTGCAATTGGCCATTTTCCTTATACATCAA
This genomic stretch from Musa acuminata AAA Group cultivar baxijiao chromosome BXJ3-9, Cavendish_Baxijiao_AAA, whole genome shotgun sequence harbors:
- the LOC135649474 gene encoding mitogen-activated protein kinase kinase 1-like: MKGKKQLRQLKLDVTVQEAPVDKFLTASGTFTDGDLRLNQRGLRLISEETQSSRPPDSEDLEFSREDLEVIKVIGKGSGGIVQLVRHKWHGTFYALKGIQMCIQETVRKQIVQELKINKASQCSHVVVCYHSFYHNGVISLVLEYMDRGSLADIIKQVKTILEPYLAVVCMQVLKGLVYLHHERHVIHRDIKPSNLLVNHKGEVKITDFGVSAVLASSMGQRDTFVGTYNYMAPERISGSSYDYKSDIWSLGLVILECAIGHFPYTSTEQEESLSFYELLEAIVDQPPPFAPPDQFSPEFCSFISASIQKDPKQRLSSLELLSHPFIKKFEDKDIDLAILVGSLDPPVNLSE